Part of the Zingiber officinale cultivar Zhangliang chromosome 8A, Zo_v1.1, whole genome shotgun sequence genome, TAAAGGATTGTCTTCCGCTGAGCCAATCAACAAGTGTTATCCACCCATCTCTTGCCCGATTTTTAAATGAGTGCAATTTTCATGCAAATTTTTTAACTGAAATTCAGTCTAACTGAATAAGATGCTTGTTGGTTGGCCAGTGAAGAGAGCTGGCAGGATAGCTTTGTCCTGCATGTTGTATGTGGTGCCAGGATATTGCACAAATTTATATCCTCCATTAAGAATATGGATTATTTTCTAAGAAATGTGTCCTTTTTTATTAGGGGTGCAAATGCTCCTATACATTGTTTCTTAAATtgatataaaatgataaattgTCCAAACCCATGAATGTAAGGTCAGCTTTTGGACAATTCTAATGGCACTCAATAAATTTGCATATTATCATGGCATGGATCATTATTTAGCATGTAGAACAGAGAAATGAAAGCACTACAGCAGTGACAGAATGAGTAATTTTCTTAATTAAGTGATAAAATCAAGGAAAATCTACCTTTTTAGCACGTTCCTGCCCAATTACGAACTTGTCGAGCCCTTTGCAGATCTCCTTGGGCGTTGGCAAATCTTTCCCCAGATTGGATCCTCCCCAAGCCTCCTTGCTCTCCTTACCCAAAACAACAGATCCTGCGCCTCTACCAACCCTTCCATTCTTCTTTGAGCGCCCTAATTCCTGATGAGGTTGAGGCAACGGCGGCCCTGGTGGTGTGTGAATCGCTAGTTCTTTCCCCCCTGGAGGCGTTGGTGGCCCCGGGAGGCCCGGCATTGGTGGCCAAAGTTCCGGAGGATCCCCGCCGTACATGGCCCGCAGCAAATCCCAGAACGAGTTCTTGATCCGGTTACCCGTCTCTTCCTCTCCTGCACCACCATCACCTCCCCCCTTCTCCTCCCCCGCTACCCTCCCTATCTCTACGAAGCTTCCCTGAAGCGGCACGAGCCGATTCGGCCTGAAATAGAAGGCGGACCGGCAGCTAGGGCACAGATTGATGGCCTGGTAACCCCCTCCGCGACCACCGGTCCCGGCCAATACAGCTGGCGGAGGCGGCGGCGGAGATTGCGAGGAGAAAAGGACCTCCATGTGCTTCGAGCAGCGGGGGCAGTTGGCCTCCGCTCGGATCCGCCGCACTTGAGGCACTTCAAGGCCACCGCTACCGGCGCCAGCGTCGTCCGATCTGCGGCGGATTTGGCAGAGGAGTTCGCGGCGGCGAGAGGCTGCCACGCCGAGTGGATCTCCCGAGCGGGATGTGGAGATCCGGCGGCCGACGGAGGCGACCGCCCGCAGTTTGGACCGGAAGAGGATTGCGGACATCGAGTTAATTATCCGAGGATAAGGACATGATGGGAAGAACTTATATAGctgggaaggaggaggaggaggaggaggaggaagcggCTGGTCTCTTCCTTCCTTTTTTTTGAGGGTGTAGTGTTCCGGCGGAGTCGTAATGGCTTATCGAGGGAAGTAGGAGGGCGTCCGATGAGGAGAGACGGTAGTTAACGGTTAAGTTGGTCTGCGGCCGCGATGAGTTCGCGTGAGTAATAAGGACGGTGGATTGTGGTCAAAGTCAACCTTTCAATTTAGATTGCGATTGAGGTCAGATCCAATTAATATCCGAATCGGAGAGGCCTCCATTAATAAAGAATTTCGTAAAGAAACTTAACTCCTAGCTTTATTTGCCTTTTCAATATGcacttgatttttaaaattgtccAAAAAAAGCTTCTTAGAAGTTGATACTTTTATCATTGCATAGCATAATTAATAACATTgttatttaataaaaatgatgAGAAACTAtccatcaattttatttttttctttttgtaaaatagCCTAACAAATGACATTTTGTATATCAAAAagtattaaaattgacttaaataaCACCAACCCACTCGAACACAAACACACATGAGAGCAAACTAATAAGAAAGTGGAATCGATAATGTTTTAGTTCAACAACTTATTTCATTAAATTATTTCGTAAGTAATATTCTGGACGGTCCAATATCATCGACCCTAAGGTAAAATATAAACAGTCTAGATCCATATAGTCAAATGGGgagttaataaattttaattcattaaatttaaattttttatcattttattacaAGATGgtcattttctctttttttttttataaaaaaaatgatatgcaAGGAATTCAAATGAGCCAACTAGGTCGACCAAACAAGCTTAGCTCAATAGGAATGTTTCGATATCAGAAATGTTTTCCTTCACAAAAGATTTATATCATTTTTATAAATCAAATATCGATTACATGAACCAAACCAATGCAGCTGATGTTTCTGATTGAACCCATCCAAAAACACATTGATTAGTCGAAACAATCAAGAATTAATCAGAATCTATGCTGTTGGTGCCAATTTGATAACCAAACTTTGAAATTTCACAGCCCTTGCTTTTGTTCTTCAATCTCCAAGTCTCCAAcccattttttttttggaaaacccTAAGAAAATAGGGCTTTCACTCTTGGGATACCATTCGGATTGCAGTAACCATCTGCTTGATATATCACCTACATTTCTTGTTTGGTGGCATTGCTTCAATGAATCACATAGAAAGTTCAAACCTAATTTCTTATGTTTCCAGCAGTGGTAGCAATGATTACATCACCAATGTGGGCATCAAGTCATGGTTTGAAAATAAGCATCCAAAGAAGTAGAGCATTCAACTCTTCTTATTTTAGATGTTGTTCATGCCTCCTACACCTAGTTGATAACAAAGATGGCAGCTTGTTTGCGTTAACAGACTTGTTTCAGAAGGAAAGGGAAGAACATGGGAAAAGGATTTTTGACGAGGGATAAGATGAAAATTACTAGAGGTGTGTAAACAAGATAAGGGTAATATAAAACTTGTTGATGCGTTAATCGCCAATGCCACTATAGAATTGGTTACTTGAGAGGCTTCAGACCCTGCAAAGGAATAGTGTGTTTAGATACAGATTGCAAATCTAGGTAAAGCTGATAGACTGTAAGTTGAACTGAATTTTTTTGTTCTGCATGAAGTTAATTGAACTAACACCTTAACAAAaacaattaaaaatatattaatagaGAGTAATATGCATGTGAGATCAACAAAAACACTAAACAGTGAAAAAGATTCAAATGAAATTGCATAATTGAAAATTGACAAAAACAAAATAACTGGGTCAATATAGGAATCAGATGATAGTATATAGAACTCAATTTATTCTGTGAGCCAATATTATAAATGTGAGCCAAATATTGTATCTTAACTATTGTCTTAACCTTAAATGAACAGAGAAGGTTAATAGTTTTCTTATAATTTCAGAAAAGCATGTCCTTAATCTTTAGTTCCATTTTTCACTTTAATCTAGCCATCCGATTATTCTCTAATCTCTATGCAAGGGGGCTGATACAAATGAACACATTCCTCTCCATCTATTAGGTTAAGCTTTTAATGAAGTGAAAGAGTTTAGATTTAAAACACTAGTGCAGGAACAAGCCATGTGCTAGCTCCTCTTCAACATTCTTATTGTTCATGAATGAAATGGAATGGAATGCCCTAGCCAATTTGGCGGTCGGCTATAAGCTgaccccatgatttacctcccttcacataattTGGGACGGGTTGTGAGGGGCATATGGGGTGAGAGTAATCACCTTTGCTAGAATGAATGAAATGGAATGTCATGATTTACTGAAACATAAACACCATTAAATGATGCAACTTCTCAAGCAAGCCAAGATTTTGTCGAAACATCATGTCTAGAGAAAGAAACAAGGTTGGAACATGGACAAATTACCTTGGCTGTTCTTAATTCATTCACTGCAATTCTAAGGGAATCATCTGACAGCAACAACCTTGACATAGCACCAGTGCTCAgcctgaaatttaaaattaaggtgTTGAGGAGATCTGCAATAGTTCGATTCACAGGATGCTACAATAAAGAATGTTACTAAAGGTATGATCTTTTAGATAATTCAATGTTCTGATAGTTCTTCCTTAACATTTTCAAACAAACTTATCGATAAAAGGACACAAAATGGATACTAGATCAAGGAATGAAGGGTGCAGACTGTTTTGCTTCTCATGTACATGTAAGATGAACTCAGACATGGAtggtattaaaaaataaaattgttcAGATCTAGGAATAGCAAAACAAAGGACAACTTCAAGATATTCATTGGAATAGAGCATTCAATCTGATGTGCATAAACAACATACAAAGGAAACTGTTTCCAATCAGTTCACTCAGTTGTAGAATGCAGGATGATATCAAATAGAAAATGATCATAACAGAGTCGAAGGAAAACCAAGTAATTGGATCAGATGTGAAACAACAGATTGATTCAAAGAACAGTTTGTATCTTCAAAGAACAAAGCTAACCAAGGCAGAATTCAACTATAGAACCCCTTTTATCTTAGTCTGTTCAAGGAAACCCTTCAATTCTTCTTTCCAATAAACCAACCGGCAAacaaattattttcctaatcTGAAAGTCATAGCTTAACTTCGAGTTGCAGATATCTAGAAAGTAACATCCAAATGAAGATGAACCATGTCACAATGTAACAAGTACACTCAATACAAACCATTCATGCAATTAGTAGGAAAAAAAATACCTTAGCAAACAATTGTAACACAAAAACAATGAAAACAACTCAGTGTACGTGAACTTGAATCCAGATAAAATTTAATTGCAATATTAGTTATATCtgttataaataaggaaaaagagtATCTTTGCTTGCGATCTTCCACCAGTAAGTATTAAGGCTTAAAAATTTAAAGTATGGAACGTAAATAATTCACAAAAATCCCTCATGCACTAAAATTATAAAGAAGCGAACAAAATGTGGAATCCAATTGGAAGACGCAAGGGAAATACCCCAGTACTTTTGCTGTTTCTGAAACAGAGCCTTCTACAGCATATATTAGATCTAACAGAGCTTGCATTCCCTGTTGAACAAAAAAAaccaaagaatttttttttaatgttttctaAATAATGGCTTCCAAGATCCACCATTAGTAAAAGATAGCAGTTGCAGTAGTCGTTCATACAAGAGCAAACTTAGGATTGTTTGGACCAATCTGGGGGCCAACATCTTTTCCCCTAATAGCTGACTTTGCAGGCAGGATCTTAAGAAGCTCATAAGAAGGTGTATATCCTTCCAAGTCTATTGCCTTCCTGACTAATTTAAGAAAAGGCATACTTCAACAGGAAGACCATATGGTATATATAAAACATAAGAATATATGCTAGTAGGAAAAACAAAGAGCCCAATCGATTCAAATCTTTGTAGAATAATTCAAAATTGAATTATAGTTAAGCAAGTTCCCTAAAAGGAAATGATTTTTGGAGCATAACCTTTGAGAGCTAACTTAGTACGAAGCCGAGTAAGCGCCATTGCTCGATTCTTGTGCTGAGATCGCTCCTCTGCAGCCTACAAAATTCCAACTTTATCATCAAATGATGCTCAGCGATTCAGATTGACTCCCCAGGAGGTCTAGGGTATGTGAGACCTGGGCGATGACGCCAGTTGGGCGGTGGCAGATGCGAATGGCAGACTCACGCTTGTTCCGATGTTGGCCTCCGGGCCCTGATGATTTGAAGGTGCCCACGTCGCACTGCGCCATGAGATCGTCATCGGAGAGATCGAGATagttggcggcggcggcggcggcaggcgaggaggaggaagagaagaaggacaAAGTGGGAGCAGTACGGGGCAGAAAGGTATGCGGGAGTTGGAGGAAAAAGTGAGGGGAGGAGGAAGGTTTGAGGTTGAGAGAAGGGAAGAAGGGAGTCCGTCTCAAAAGCGCTCGAGCCATCGAAAACGAACCACGAAAGCCGCAACGAAAGAAGAAACGCAAGAGGATGGTCAAAATCAATTTTGACTTTTGGGTTGATCCGGAAAAACTCCTACTTTTGCATATACATCCATTTCATTTAATAAATGACAATTTCTACCCTCTAACttatctgtccactgcatttttGTGTTGcatgaatttatttttctataatatttttttattctagaatttaatttatttaatcaaatttaatgcTTACCAATACATATGATTGTTAACAaaattgaaacaaaaaaaaaaaatcaattacatGGTTTACCagttgatttaaatttaattaaattagtcgtAAGAAGTTCACGTTATGAGCTGCGAGCCTTGCGACTAATGAAAGACAAATAGCCTGTTATTAATCATAGCAAGAATTTTATATTCCTTAgaatataataatttaattaggttatgacaattaatattaaaatgaGCATAGTCTTAAATAATATACCATATCAAAGTAGATTATTTATCTAATAACAAAATCACATTTACCCTTTTTTTCAAAAGTCTCCAAAAAAGACTtatttaattaagataaactatttGTGCATCTCCTGAAATTTATTTGTATGATATTTCAAACaagatatatatattaaaaaaaactaataaacCAAAAGCATAAGGCGTGGCTGGTATATCAAACCATTGAGTGATTAGTACCTTACAGATTGCAAAGTTTCCAACCGTTTGAGCAGTTAAAACAGCCATACATTTTACATGTCATAATTTAACCCAAATGACACAGCAGAGCTTGATGAACACAGATTATAGCAATCATCGAGGCGAAACATAGCTCGATCAAGTAATAGCATACATCAGAGGAAGCTGTCAATACTCTTCAGCAGCACTGGCAGCACTGAGATCGACGCTGAGATCAAGAGactgcagcggaaaacataatGATAAGAATGTGTTCGAGGTGACGAAAAGGACTCCTACTGAAGACTACAACGCGGGAGATGAAACATCATGAAGTGCTGGATAGGAATTGCAGAACATAATCTTGCTAACAATGTAAGTCTAGAAAGTAACTGCTAACAGTGCAGGTAGTATAACCAAAATGATGCTAGACAGGAGCAACATTCTTCATAAAATGAGGTAAAATTCTAAGCACGGTTACCCCTTTTTGATTGTGGTAGTTACCATGCATTAGGTGGTCACCTATAGCATGAAGTATTTAAATACTAAATACTACTGGGCTGATGAGATTGTGACCTGGCAAAAGATTTACCTTTCCGGTGATAATGGTATACATGGAAAGCACATCCATGACGGTGGACTCGAAATGGGTTGAGGCATCGTAACTCTGAGAATGATTGAAGTTGTTAAAAGGTCAAAAAAAACATTAAGGAATCCAAAAACTAAGAAATGCATGACACTTACAGTTGATATAAAGCAATTATCCAGTGACGGTTCGTTGACAGGCTCAGATCTATCGTAAGTTTCAAAAAACAACTCGTCTACTGGTCCAAGAAGATTGATACCAGGCTTTAGTTCCAACTCAGGCCGATCAGTCTCAGCTTCTGTTGAGACAAATGCGATAAACTTCCCTTTGGGGGCAACATTGTGAGAGTAAGAACAACAAAAGAGATACCTGCCAAACCAAGAAAAATGAAGATCATAAAATATTCAAACAAAATAGTTAGCTTGGAAGTAATTCAATGTATATGGTATTAACAATGATATGATCTCCAAGGACTCACATGTCAGACTTGCGTCCAAGTTGTTTCTGTGGCAATATAACTTGTGCTGAATGAGACTCGTCTGTATTTGGTATAGGATGGCTCATAATAGCAATTGCCCTTGCAACCTTCCCCACCTTCCTAACCTATTAATTGAAAGATCGTTAGCAAGGAGGTATTCATCATTGAAATTTCTCCTAGCAAACTATCATATTACAACTAGGCACAGCAGTAAGAGCAATTATTATCCAAGAAATTCACACTTTGCAATTGTTACCACAGGAACAGTTCTTATTGAAGAAAATATCAAATGTAATATTAGTTCTACTTTGATGTGAATAAACTAGAACTCTACCTTGTTTGGTAAGTAAGAAGGATCACAGACAACTTTCTTGCATCGAGCTGTTTCCCCATCAGAGGTTACACCACAAGCTTTTCCTTCAAGATCAAATTCAACCTGTATTAAGTCaagcaatattagacataatccAACAAAAAGTAAGCAACGGCATGGAATTGATAAGCAACAAGTTTTTTGTTTCTCAGACTTCATAGTTAATTGATTCTGTAATAGATATGCAGTGACGACAAACCTTGCATTCTGGTTTATTCAACATGTATGTCCCACCGTAAACTGCACTAAGGCGTGCAAAAGCCTGCAATTCCAGAAGAAAAAAAATCGTTGGATAAGAAATATATTGAacgggagccttggcgcaacggtaaaattattgtcatgtgaccaaaaggtcacggattcgaatcctggaaacagcctcttgcaaaaaacaggaTAAGGATACATACAATGAATCCTTCCccaggaccccgcatggcgggagctttgtgcaccgagCTGCCCTTTTATATGAAATATATTCCTTATAACATAACTGAGAAATAAATGACCAACCTGAGGTAGCTCTCCTAGTCCATATAAAGGATAGATATATGGCGAGCCACCTTGGAACCGTGCTAGGGACTCTGCATACAACTATCACAGAAAGAGGCCAAAATTTAAAACCAGAAACAAATCCCAGCAACACAACCAAAAAAACAGAGCAAGTCAGTCTGATTGTCAATCACTATTTCCCACTTAAACAAGAAAGACAACTGGTGTGTATTTGTATAGACATAGAAAGGGTATTAATAGTAGGTTGGTAATTTTAGCATTTCGAATTGttgagtttctttttttttttgaccatCTAACAAGTATATGTTGATCAAACGAATTTGCTTTGAAACTCCAAGTGTTTCGTTACTGCTCAGCTAAAGGATGGATAAATAAATTTGTTACCATAAAGTTTGACAGAGGACAGGTATCTTGCTGCATTCCATTTAATAATTAAGAGAATAGCCTTTTTAATGTTGCAAATAGTAAGGGATCCACTATCAGGAAATTAACTGAATTAAAAATAGAATCAAAATCTGAAAGAACTCCATATAGTGGCTGTTGCATAAAGCATTTACCTTCATCCTCTTCACGGTATCAAGTGCAGGTTCATACAGATACCGATCATCTCGATGAAGGGCCAAGGCATGGCCAATGAAGTCAATCGTGTTGTCATCCAAACCATATTTTCTAAACAACACAAATAAAGTCAGAGTTAATTACTATTTACTAGTATAAGACTAGGTCGAGTAATAGGAACAGATATCTACCTAGTGCTTGCTTGAACTCCAACTTATCTTCAATCAGATCATATATCTATGTTACAAAGAAATAAATAGCAATAATGTACAAAAAAGTAAACTCCAGCTGATTGGATTATTCTGAGTCTTAGACATAATTGTAACTTTTGCAAGTGCCTACTTGATTACAGTTTTCTTGGCCAGAAAAATATGAAGACATGTGAAGGATAGTCAACATAGTAATGCATGATACCAAAAAATGACCTTAATTTTGTGCATGCACGTGATATAAAAATTTGTTAATGAAAAACAGCAACTTCCTAGATGGAACTTAATTAATAACAATAACAAGACACTCACGAAATGAGTTCCTTTGTAGTCACTCTAGTAAGGTCTAATCCTTCATGAGTCGTTGGATTATTCTCGTCATAGTCTTGGACATATATAAAGAACTTCCGAGCTCGACGCTTCTCAAACAATCCCATTAATGGCGATCTCAGTGCCTCCATATCAGTGGCAGGAACCTTGTGAATCTATTCCAATTAAAACAGAACAAAAAAATGGATATAAGCATTACCATACGCTATTAATTGTGACAAATACAACCAAGTAATGGAAGCCAACAACAAAGAAGATGAAAGTACCTTTCCTTTATTAAAGACGTAGCTCCCATCAACGGCTTTGAAAGATAAATATTTTGTGACATCAGTATGTATAAGTGTGCGTACCAAAGTACCATTAGCCATCATAAACTAGACATTCAATAGAATTCATAAGTtagattagagatcaacaaaACAAGACATATATCACCAAGCATATTTAAGCATCAAAATTACTTAGTTGCCTGCCTCCCGTAGAGTTTAGCCTACTGGAGTTAAATTAACTTGTAAAACTAGCATAGGCTGCCATTAGATAATATTCAAGATCATTAACCATGTTACAAATTTCCATCTTATATGGTTATGTAGCTTTACAGAGATAGATGCTGTTGAGATACTCATCAAAAGTGAAGTATGTAATAGCATACCACCTGTAGATAGGGATACTAAAATCAAGAAATGCTACATACATACAGAGATTATGGAAAAGCTTAACACCTCTTATTTGTTTTGTCTTTTCCCAAGTCTTTTATCTATACAATTTATATATCTTTGAGCCTTGGCATAGTAAAAACTAGCGAAACTTAACGGAATTACCTGATAAACTGGTCCAATACAACAGCCTACCTGCATTTAGCTTCCAATATAATTTCAGCACTTGGGCCATAGAAAAGGATATCCATGATTTTTTTTCATGGCTCGGACAAGAATTTTTAGTTTTTTACCTAAAAATTCTCGAATAACTCTTGGAATATTATTTTAATGATTAGATCCTGATAAGAAATTTACCTAAAAATTGTTTTCTTCATAGAGCAAGTTCCTCCCGCTCACGATTACCCTAGTTAAGAAGACATTTCGCAGAGATAATGTAGATTAGGCTAAGTCTGCATAGGCTTCATCTATACAGGACAGGGAGAGTTAGAGAAGAGGAATTCTGAAAGAGAAACAGAACAGGGAGAAAATGGAAGATTATCATTGCAATTAATCATAGTTGAACATCATAGACTAGCTGTCACATAGATACTCCAATATAAAGACTCATTGCTCATGCTAAAACCCCATGACTATGCCTTGCCTGATGCTTTGTCGTGTGAAGTGTGTTGGAAGCAATCTTGAGGTCCGGTGTgaccatgagttttgatgttagggcaaagggtttaagttaagttcacccttgtatttgagttgtgcaactttgtaggatacacatatgacttagcttgatgacttcgggtccggtgaaggatagagcatccgaGAGACCATGGACAAGACAGTAAGGACAAGCCGAGGGAAGCACACTTCgagacatacgcgaaggatgatattggggcaagccgcgggcttggatgtatccgagggacgagagcctaaggaaggaggcttgaaggcaagaggtcaaggctgcaaggaAGAGTCAAGTGAATCATAAGGGTCCGagtgtgagagaaatgtactcaggaagggaaaccctaggtttagggttttaccagtcgactggtgtttggACCAGTCAGCTAGGGCAGGACATAGAATATTTCTATGCCCGACGACtgaaaggaccagtcgactagtgatgGCACAAGTCAACTGGTAAAGAGCCGTTGGAGTACCGTTGgccagcaccagtcgactggtaacggtaaaatcAGCTTGTTGATtttcccaagctctatataatggagcttggggtGGCTGGCCTTGATTGACGAAACAGGAGTAGAAAACCCCTGTTAGTAATCTACCTTGAGCTGTGATCAGAGTGCGGTGTATTGATCAAGGTTGTGCGAGGTTtactccaccaagaaggagtTCGTACTAGCCGGAGGTTGTCGGGGCTTGATCCAACGAAGGATCATAGGGATGGTCTACCTTACGGACAATCGTGGAGTAGGAGacttaatctccgaaccacgtacataaacgtgttagcagtttgcttgttttttcttgtctttagctttcgtatttgtatttgtttgtatttccgaTGCACTAACGAATATGTAGGAAAGCAAACGTTTGGGGTGATCatttattcaacccccttctagccggccaaaaATCCTTAAGAAAGTGTGTATAAATAGCGTATGCTTTAAATTGAAGCATGCGCAATGAAATTAAAATGCACAAGAAAAACTTACCTTGTTCATGTTTCACCATGTAGAAGACCAATCACCTTATTAACATGAGCTCTACTTCTTGTGCATCtactttatttattttaattaggaGGTAAGAGCCAAGGTGACACACTCTCCTAATGCTTCTTATGAGGCATTAACTATGACACTCAGTTAAAACCATTCACCTGGTATCCCTAAAGGACACACGAAACTATATTCCACACTCCATTTTCACTTCCCTTTTGAATCATATCGCACATTCACATTTGCTTTTGAGCCTCCTTCAATCTCAATCCCTTTGCAAGGAGACATCATGCGTAAGAAAAGTAAAAATTACTATGTAGAGACTTGAGATTGTGTGTGATTGAGGATGAGGATAATGGAGGTACTGGCTTCTCCACATGATCACAAACAGAAGTGTACGATGGGATTCATATGTTAGTGTGAC contains:
- the LOC122007788 gene encoding peptide chain release factor 1-like, with the translated sequence MARALLRRTPFFPSLNLKPSSSPHFFLQLPHTFLPRTAPTLSFFSSSSSPAAAAAANYLDLSDDDLMAQCDVGTFKSSGPGGQHRNKRESAIRICHRPTGVIAQAAEERSQHKNRAMALTRLRTKLALKVRKAIDLEGYTPSYELLKILPAKSAIRGKDVGPQIGPNNPKFALGMQALLDLIYAVEGSVSETAKVLGLSTGAMSRLLLSDDSLRIAVNELRTAKGLKPLK
- the LOC122012829 gene encoding guanosine nucleotide diphosphate dissociation inhibitor 2-like, yielding MDEEYDVIVLGTGLKECILSGLLSVDGLKVLHMDRNDYYGGESSSLNLIQLWKRFRGSDKPPANLGPSRDYNVDMIPKFMMANGTLVRTLIHTDVTKYLSFKAVDGSYVFNKGKIHKVPATDMEALRSPLMGLFEKRRARKFFIYVQDYDENNPTTHEGLDLTRVTTKELISKYGLDDNTIDFIGHALALHRDDRYLYEPALDTVKRMKLYAESLARFQGGSPYIYPLYGLGELPQAFARLSAVYGGTYMLNKPECKVEFDLEGKACGVTSDGETARCKKVVCDPSYLPNKVRKVGKVARAIAIMSHPIPNTDESHSAQVILPQKQLGRKSDMYLFCCSYSHNVAPKGKFIAFVSTEAETDRPELELKPGINLLGPVDELFFETYDRSEPVNEPSLDNCFISTSYDASTHFESTVMDVLSMYTIITGKSLDLSVDLSAASAAEEY